Part of the Pseudomonas lijiangensis genome is shown below.
ATCGACGCGCGTCCGCTGCTGGATCTGGAAGCCTTGTTTCAATTGCTGCGCAAGGACGAACTGAGCCAGTGTTTCAAGGCCCATGCGATAAAGGGCCCGGAGCGCAAGCCACAGTGGCTTGAGCGGCTGCAATCGGTCTATGAAGTCGCCCAGCCTCTGGACCAGTGGCATCCCGATCTGGACGATCAGGTATTCGAGCTGAAGGTGATGCCACTGTGTGATCGCCTGCGCCTGCTGTATTTCGGCAATCTGTATCAGGAGTGGTCGGAGTTCGTGCTGGCGGATCTGGGGATCTTCCGCTACGAAAAAGTCGAGTTTTCGCCGGATTCACGGGCCATCAGCGAGCGGGTGGACATAGGCGTCTGCCTGCAACTGCATGCCTGCCGGGAAGCCATGGGGCAGGGTGTCGAGCTGGCGCTGCTGGCCGAGCAGGCGATGGCCATCGAAACCCGCAATCCATGGCTGCAAAGACGCTGTGCCAAGCTGTTGTTCCATATAGGGCAGCAGGCCGAGCGTCTGCAGGAATGGCCGCTGGCGCTGGAGGTCTATCGCCAGTGCAATTACCCGGGTGCCCGTTCGCGGCAGATCCGGGTTCTGGAACTCAGTGCCGAATATGTCCAGGCGATGGCGCTGCTGGAGCAGGTCAGGGCCGTGCCGCAGAACGATGCCGAGCTTCAGCATCTGCAACGCATTCTGCCGCGCTTACAGCGCAAGCTGGGCCTGGCGGTCGAGAAGCGTGCGGCCGCTCGCAGCGTGTCACGCCTGGATCTGAGCGTTGTGCCGGTGCCGGGCCTGAGTGTCGAGTTCCTGATCCGCGAGCATCTGGCAGAAGAGGGCAGCGAGGTGCATTACGTCGAGAATGCGCTGATCAACTCACTGTTCGGTCTGCTGTGCTGGAAAGCGATTTTCGCACCGCTGCCGGGAGCGTTTTTCCATCCCTTCCATAGCGCCCCCAGGGATCTGCTCAGCCCGGACTTCCATGAGCGCCGTGCCGCGCTGTTCGACGAGTGTCTGGCACAGTTGGAAAGCGGCGCCTATCAGGCAACGATTCGTGAGCACTTCCAGAGCAAGTCCGGGCTGCAATCGCCTTTCGTGTTCTGGAGCGTCCTGACCCCCGAGTTGCTTGAGCAGGCTCTGGAGTGTTTGCCTGCCGAGCACCTTGGCCTCTGGTTTCGCCGCTTGCTGCAAGACATCAAGGCCAATCGCACCGGCATGCCTGACCTGATTCAGTTTTTCCCCGCACAGCGCCGTTATCGCATGATCGAGGTCAAGGGGCCGGGTGACCGCCTACAGGACAACCAACTGCGCTGGCTGGATTTCTGTGCCGAGCATGGCATGCCTGTAGAGGTGTGTTACGTGCAGTGGGCATCCGGTCGGTCGGACTGATCTCAGCGGTCCGACCGACGGGTCGTGCAAGACCTTACGGCTATAAAAAAGTATCTGTTGCGTGAAACCGGTTCTAAAAAAACGTGCTTTCTTACAATTAAAAAACACGGATGGCTCTGTGCTATTGGTGGGTGATGTCAAATTGATGTTTTGCGGTTTTCCGGCGAATTTTCCCGTAAATACTGGGCTTTTCCGCTTTTCAAGGCTCGATGAACGTAGGAGATCGATTACAGAAAACGCTCATTTCTGACTGGAATCGACTGATTGTCATTAAACAGCAACATTTCAGGTTTTAAATCCGCCTCGGGCCTCCTTAAGTGGACCACAACACTTTCTCCTGGATTGAGGTATTACCGTGATACTGCTGACTAAAAAACGCTTGTCGCTTCTGATCGCTTCGCTGTGCCTGAGCGGCGCTGCTCACGCGACTGATGTCACTGGCGCTGGTTCGAGTTTCGTTTTCCCGGTTATTTCAAAGTGGTCCCAGGACTACAGCAAGAATTCTCCAAACCGCATCAACTATCAGTCGATCGGTTCGGGCGGCGGTATCGCTCAGATCAAGGCCGCCACCGTTGACTTCGGCGCATCCGATGCCCCGATGTCCGCAGAAGACCTGCAGGCCGCTGGCCTGGGTCAATTCCCTAGCGTGATCGGTGGCATCGTGCCAATCGTCAACGTTGAAGGCATCGAAAGCGGCAAGCTGAAGCTGGACGGCGAGACGCTGGCCAAGATCTTCATGGGCTCCGTGAAGACCTGGGACGACGAGGCCATCAAGGCCCTCAACCCTGGCGTGACTCTGCCTAAAACCAACATCACTGTTGTTCACCGTTCCGACGGCTCGGGCACTTCCTACAACTTCACCAACTACCTGAGCAAAGTCAGCCCGGAGTGGAACGAGAAGCTGCAGTTCGGTTCCACCGTCAAATGGCCGGTCGGTGTAGGTGGCAAGGGTAACGAAGGCGTTTCTGCCTACGTCAAGCAGATCAAGGGTTCCATCGGCTACGTCGAGTACTCCTACGCTGCGACCAACAAACTGGCCTACACCCAGCTGAAAAACGCTGCTGGCAAGTTCGTGACCCCGACTTCCAAGACCTTCGCCGCTGCGGCTGACACTGCCGACTGGGCAAACGCCAAGGATTTCGGTCTGATCATGACCAACGCTCCGGGCGACGAAGCATGGCCGATCACTGCGACCACCTGGATCATCATGTACAAGAAGGCCAAGAACGCAGAGAAGAGTGCAGCCACTTTCGACTTCTTCAAATGGTCTCTGGAAAATGGCCAGAAGCAAGCAGAAGAACTGGATTACGTCGCTCTGCCGAAATCGCTGGTTGAACGTGTAGAAGGCTACTGGAAAACCGAATTCACCAAGTAAGTGATTCAAGCCTGTAGCTCACCCCTGTCATCAACCGCGATATCGGTTCGGTGACGGGGGCTTTTTCTTGCGAGTGGACTCAACATGACTGAAAACACCCAATACCTGTCCGCGAACGTCTCAGACATCGACTCCGAAGGCGAGAAGCGCGCCAAGCGGGATCATCGACATGACGCCTGGTTCAGGCGTTCGCTGCAAGGCGCCGCCATGCTGGTGCTGGCATTGCTGGGATGTATTGCCCTGTCGACCCTGTGGGGCGGAAGTCTGGCATTCGAGACCTTTGGTTTTGGTTTTCTGACCAGTGCCGAGTGGGACGTGAACAACGGCAAGTTTGGTGCCCTGGTTCCGATCTACGGTACGCTGGTGACATCTTTTCTGGCTTTGCTGATCGCCGTTCCGGTGAGTTTCGGCATCGCCATCTTCCTGACGGAAGTCGCGCCGCCCTGGTTGAGGATGCCCATTGCCTCGGCCATCGAGCTGCTGGCCGGCATTCCTTCGATCATCTACGGGATGTGGGGGCTGTTCGTGTTCGGCCCGTTCATGGCTGAACACCTGTCGCCATGGATCAATGAGAACCTGGGTGGCCTGCCCTTTATCGGTACTTTGTTTCAGGGCCCGCCGCTGGGTATCGGCATGCTGACCGCCGGTATCGTCCTGGCGATCATGATCACGCCGTTCATTACTTCGGTGATGCAGGAAGTTTTCCGTACTGTTCCTACGACCCTCAAAGAGTCTGCCTACGCCTTGGGCGGCACGACCTGGGAAGTGGTCTGGGACATCGTTCTGCCTTACACCCGCTCGGCGGTGGTTGGCGGTGTGTTCCTGGGTCTTGGCCGTGCCTTGGGCGAAACCATGGCGGTGACCTTCGTTCTGGGTAACGCCCACCAGTTCTCCGCATCCCTGATGATGCCGAGCAGTTCCATTGCATCGGTTATCGCCAACGAGTTCAACGAAGCCTACACCGACCTGCACCGTTCGGCGCTGATCGCACTGGGCTTCCTGCTGTTTGTGGTTACTTTCATCGTGCTTGCCCTTGCACGTCTGATGTTGTCGCGTCTTTCGCGTAAGGAGGGGTTATGAGTAAGGACGTAACCGGTAGCGAGCGCCTGTACCGGGTTCGTGATATCAAGAACAAGATCGCAATGGTGCTCAGCTGCGGCGCCACTGCATTCGGCCTGTTGTGGCTGGTATGGATTCTGCTGACCACCATCATCAAGGGCATCGATGCCCTGAACCTGCAACTGTTCTCCGGCATGACCCCGCCGCCGGGTGTCGAAGGCGGTCTGGCCAACGCGTTCTACGGCAGCCTGCTGATGTCCGGTATCGGTCTGTTGATCGGTACGCCAATCGGCCTGATGGCCGGTATCTGGCTGGCCGAGTTCGCCCGCTACTCCAAGCTGGGTAACGCTGTGCGTTTCATCAACGACATTCTGCTGTCGGCGCCGTCGATTGTGCTGGGTCTGTTCGTGTACACCGTGGTCGTGCTGCCGCTCAACCAGCTCACAGGCCAGCAGGTCGGCTTCTCGGCGATCGCCGGTGCCCTGGCCCTGGCATTGCTGGTGATCCCGGTGGTGGTGCGTACTACCGATGAAATGATGCAACTGCAACCTTCGACCATGCGCGAAGCCGCACTGGCCCTGGGTGTGCCGCAATGGAAGCTGACCCTGCAAATCGTCCTGCGTGCCGCCAAGGCGGGCGTGGTGACAGGTGTTCTGCTGGCGCTGGCACGTATCACCGGCGAAACCGCGCCGCTGCTGTTCACCGCTTTCGGCAACCAGTTCTGGAGCAGCGACCTGCTCAAGCCAATCGCCAGCGTTCCGGTGGTTGTCTTCCAGTACGCCATGAGCCCGTTCGAAGACTGGCACTCCCTCGCATGGGCCGGTGCACTGGTCATGACGCTCTTCGTACTGATTCTGAGTCTGCTTTCTCGCTTAATTCTTCTGCGCAATAGGGCGTCCTGATGAACAACCTTTCCCTTGCCAACGAAAAAACCAAGATCCAAGTGCGTGGTCTGGAGTTTTTCTACAACGAACAGAAGTCACTGAAATCCATCGACATGATGATCCCTGAAAAGCGGATCACCTCGATCATCGGCCCGTCCGGCTGCGGCAAGTCCACTCTGCTGCGCGTGTTCAACCGTATCTATTCGATGTACCCGAAACAGGAAGCGCGCGGCGAAGTGCTGCTCAATGGCGAAAACATCCTGGCGCCGGGCTATTCGATGAACCGTCTGCGCAGTCAGGTGGGCATGGTGTTCCAGAAGCCGGTGCCGTTCCCGATGTCGATCTTCGAGAACATTGCCTACGCCATCCGTCACCACGAAAAGCTGTCGCGTCGTGAAATGGAAGACCGCGTCGAGCAGGCCCTGCGTGGCGCCGCGTTGTGGGATGAAGTGAAGGACAAGCTCAAGAACAGCGCCACCAGCCTGTCCGGTGGTCAGCAACAGCGTCTGTGTATCGCACGTACTATCGCGCTGCGTCCTCAGGTTCTGCTGCTCGATGAGCCGACTTCTGCACTCGACCCGATCTCCACTGGCCGTATTGAGCAGTTGATCACCGAACTGAAAGAGCAGTTCACCGTGATCATCGTGACCCACAACATGCAACAGGCGGCCCGTTGCTCGGACTACACCGCGTTCATGTTCATGGGCGAACTGATCGAGCACGGCGACACTGATACCATCTTCACCAAGCCTTCCAAGACCCAGACCGAAGACTACATCACCGGTCGCTTTGGCTGATGCCCTCCAGGGCGGGCGCCGCCTGGTGCTCGCCCATGAATTCCTCGATCCGGCTGCGCAACCAGCGTTCTGCCGGATCGCTGTCCATCACGCTCAACCATGTCATCGACAGATCCAGCCCCGGCGTACTGAACGGCAAGGGCTCATCGTGCAATAACCCCAACGCACTCATGGCACTGGCCGTGAAGTCGGACAGGCCGGCGATCAGGTCGGTCCCGGCCATCAGCGCGGGCAGGGTGGTGAAGCGCGGCACGGACAGTACCACCTTGCGCTTGCGTCCCAGCGCCGTCAGCCACTCATCGGCAAAGCTGCTGACGTTCGCGGCGTGAGACACCACCACATGAGGCCGTGAGCAGTATTCATCCAGCGTCATGGGTGTCGACGACTTGTCGGCCCTGACCACTCGCGGCTGTACATTGCGCAATGGCTTGCGCTTGGCATTGGCTGGCAGGTCGCGGGTCAGGCAGACGCCTACGGTAATCTCGCCGGACATCAGCACTTCCGAGATATTCAGGTAATCGACGTGCTTGACCACCAGCACCACGCCCGGTGCTTCCTTGCGTACCGCCTGGAGCAAGGCGGGGAGCAAGCCGAATTCCACATCGTCCGACATGCCGATGCGAAAGGTCATGGTGCTGACCGACGGATCGAAGTCGCTGGCCAGGCTGAGTGCCATGGACATGGCATCCAGTGCCGGGGTCAGGTGCCTGAGAATTTCATGGGCGCGGGCGGTGGGTTCCATGCGATGACCGACCCGGATGAACAGCGGGTCGTTGAGCAGGCTGCGTAACCGGTTGAGTGCGGCACTGATGGTCGGCTGACCGAGAAACAGTTTTTCGGCCGTGCGCGTCACATTGCGCTCCAGCATCAATGTCTCGAAAACCACCATCAGGTTGATGTCTGCCTTGCGCAACTCATTGCGATTCATCGTTATTCCTTTGCACCATGGCGGGTCGTACGTCGAAAGGATGGCGACAGTCTATCTGACTCGGCGTTAACACTATGAAATGTCTGCTTGCGTGACAGGAGCAAGTCTGTAGGCCAGCATGCTGAATTCCCGCATGTTCACGCTCTATTTCCTACAGGAGGTTCTTTATGCGTGCTGTAAAGATCGCAGGTTTTCTCATGACACTTGCGCTGCCGGGTGCAGTGTTTGCCGAAACACCCAGCTATGGCCAGCAACTCGAAGGGTTCGCTTATCCTCACACCCTGAAGAAATTCAGCTTCCAGTCCCAGGGCCAGAAACTGGAAATGGGCTACATGGATGTTGCGCCCACCGGCAAGGCCAATGGCCGCACGGCCGTATTGATGCATGGCAAGAATTTCTGTGCCGCGACCTGGGAAGACAGCATCAAGGCACTGAGCGAGGCAGGTTATCGCGTCGTGGCGCCGGATCAGATCGGTTTCTGTACCTCCACCAAACCCGGCTACTACCAATACAGCTTTCAGCAACTGGCAACCAATACCCATGAGTTGCTGACCAGCCTGAAGGTCGACAAGGTGTCGGTGATCGGTCATTCCACCGGTGGCATGCTGGCGACACGGTATGCGCTGATGTATCCGCAACAAACCGAAAAGCTGGTAATGGTCAACCCGATCGGCCTTGAAGACTGGAAAGCCCTGGGAGTGCCTTATCGCAGCATCGATCAATGGTATGAGCGTGAACTGAAGGTAACCGCCGAAGGGATT
Proteins encoded:
- the pstB gene encoding phosphate ABC transporter ATP-binding protein PstB; the encoded protein is MNNLSLANEKTKIQVRGLEFFYNEQKSLKSIDMMIPEKRITSIIGPSGCGKSTLLRVFNRIYSMYPKQEARGEVLLNGENILAPGYSMNRLRSQVGMVFQKPVPFPMSIFENIAYAIRHHEKLSRREMEDRVEQALRGAALWDEVKDKLKNSATSLSGGQQQRLCIARTIALRPQVLLLDEPTSALDPISTGRIEQLITELKEQFTVIIVTHNMQQAARCSDYTAFMFMGELIEHGDTDTIFTKPSKTQTEDYITGRFG
- the pstC gene encoding phosphate ABC transporter permease subunit PstC, translating into MTENTQYLSANVSDIDSEGEKRAKRDHRHDAWFRRSLQGAAMLVLALLGCIALSTLWGGSLAFETFGFGFLTSAEWDVNNGKFGALVPIYGTLVTSFLALLIAVPVSFGIAIFLTEVAPPWLRMPIASAIELLAGIPSIIYGMWGLFVFGPFMAEHLSPWINENLGGLPFIGTLFQGPPLGIGMLTAGIVLAIMITPFITSVMQEVFRTVPTTLKESAYALGGTTWEVVWDIVLPYTRSAVVGGVFLGLGRALGETMAVTFVLGNAHQFSASLMMPSSSIASVIANEFNEAYTDLHRSALIALGFLLFVVTFIVLALARLMLSRLSRKEGL
- a CDS encoding LysR family transcriptional regulator, with protein sequence MNRNELRKADINLMVVFETLMLERNVTRTAEKLFLGQPTISAALNRLRSLLNDPLFIRVGHRMEPTARAHEILRHLTPALDAMSMALSLASDFDPSVSTMTFRIGMSDDVEFGLLPALLQAVRKEAPGVVLVVKHVDYLNISEVLMSGEITVGVCLTRDLPANAKRKPLRNVQPRVVRADKSSTPMTLDEYCSRPHVVVSHAANVSSFADEWLTALGRKRKVVLSVPRFTTLPALMAGTDLIAGLSDFTASAMSALGLLHDEPLPFSTPGLDLSMTWLSVMDSDPAERWLRSRIEEFMGEHQAAPALEGISQSDR
- a CDS encoding VRR-NUC domain-containing protein; the protein is MSTSPLDNPFYYLENFRQVLAWIVQRYDDLLDEHERRFISDFSGLPTPAQGLLVRMVMRKGTLFRASKLAYDEIGDTREAALPLLAHGWIDARPLLDLEALFQLLRKDELSQCFKAHAIKGPERKPQWLERLQSVYEVAQPLDQWHPDLDDQVFELKVMPLCDRLRLLYFGNLYQEWSEFVLADLGIFRYEKVEFSPDSRAISERVDIGVCLQLHACREAMGQGVELALLAEQAMAIETRNPWLQRRCAKLLFHIGQQAERLQEWPLALEVYRQCNYPGARSRQIRVLELSAEYVQAMALLEQVRAVPQNDAELQHLQRILPRLQRKLGLAVEKRAAARSVSRLDLSVVPVPGLSVEFLIREHLAEEGSEVHYVENALINSLFGLLCWKAIFAPLPGAFFHPFHSAPRDLLSPDFHERRAALFDECLAQLESGAYQATIREHFQSKSGLQSPFVFWSVLTPELLEQALECLPAEHLGLWFRRLLQDIKANRTGMPDLIQFFPAQRRYRMIEVKGPGDRLQDNQLRWLDFCAEHGMPVEVCYVQWASGRSD
- the pstA gene encoding phosphate ABC transporter permease PstA, encoding MSKDVTGSERLYRVRDIKNKIAMVLSCGATAFGLLWLVWILLTTIIKGIDALNLQLFSGMTPPPGVEGGLANAFYGSLLMSGIGLLIGTPIGLMAGIWLAEFARYSKLGNAVRFINDILLSAPSIVLGLFVYTVVVLPLNQLTGQQVGFSAIAGALALALLVIPVVVRTTDEMMQLQPSTMREAALALGVPQWKLTLQIVLRAAKAGVVTGVLLALARITGETAPLLFTAFGNQFWSSDLLKPIASVPVVVFQYAMSPFEDWHSLAWAGALVMTLFVLILSLLSRLILLRNRAS
- a CDS encoding alpha/beta fold hydrolase, coding for MRAVKIAGFLMTLALPGAVFAETPSYGQQLEGFAYPHTLKKFSFQSQGQKLEMGYMDVAPTGKANGRTAVLMHGKNFCAATWEDSIKALSEAGYRVVAPDQIGFCTSTKPGYYQYSFQQLATNTHELLTSLKVDKVSVIGHSTGGMLATRYALMYPQQTEKLVMVNPIGLEDWKALGVPYRSIDQWYERELKVTAEGIRQYEQKTYYDGRWKPEYDKWVDMLAGLNKGPGQKAVAWNSALIYDMIFTQPVFYEFPKLKVPTVLMIGDADTTAIGSDIAPPEVKARIGNYKVLGKQVTEMIPGATLVEFKGMGHAPQMEEPVMFNKALVSGLVLK
- the pstS gene encoding phosphate ABC transporter substrate-binding protein PstS, yielding MILLTKKRLSLLIASLCLSGAAHATDVTGAGSSFVFPVISKWSQDYSKNSPNRINYQSIGSGGGIAQIKAATVDFGASDAPMSAEDLQAAGLGQFPSVIGGIVPIVNVEGIESGKLKLDGETLAKIFMGSVKTWDDEAIKALNPGVTLPKTNITVVHRSDGSGTSYNFTNYLSKVSPEWNEKLQFGSTVKWPVGVGGKGNEGVSAYVKQIKGSIGYVEYSYAATNKLAYTQLKNAAGKFVTPTSKTFAAAADTADWANAKDFGLIMTNAPGDEAWPITATTWIIMYKKAKNAEKSAATFDFFKWSLENGQKQAEELDYVALPKSLVERVEGYWKTEFTK